From Synechococcus sp. A10-1-5-1, a single genomic window includes:
- the ppk1 gene encoding polyphosphate kinase 1, giving the protein MADPVVAPELYINRELSWIAFNQRVLAQALSEHTPLLEQAKFSAIFSNNLDEFFMVRVASLKSQVEAGVQTLSDDGLTPTQQLALVRKELAPLLDQQQAHYRHYLKHQLAEAGVHLLDYRRLNKKQQAWVNDYFQRAIFPVLTPLAVDPAHPFPFISNLSLNIAALIRDPDSGVQQFARVKVPQKNLPRFVKLPADLSTSEPQPVFTAVPLEQVVAFNLQLLFPGMEVEGHYFFRVTRDADLELRDLEADDLMEALQQGLRKRRMGGEVVRLEVADEMPDAVVELLLDGTGVEPEDLYRIGGPLGLDDLMSLLAVPLPALKDAPHRGRTPASLARAQKSLLEDGSIKAEEFTSIFSVLRRGDVLLHHPFDLFSTSVEEFINQAADDPSVLAIKMTLYRVSKDSPIIAALIRAAENGKQVMVLVELKARFDEDNNIQWARQLERSGVHVVYGVIGLKTHTKITLVVRKEKDLLRSYCHIGTGNYNSRTAQLYTDLGLLSARPELGQDLAELFNYLTGFSKQQDFRRLLVAPVSLRRRMQELIQREIDHAKAGKPAAIKAKMNALVDPRIIALLYEASQAGVQIDLVVRGMCSLRPGLAGVSDNIRVSSVIGRFLEHSRLFWFENGGDHETYIGSADWMGRNLDRRVEAVVPVEDPDLHERMTRLIDSYLNDNCTAWDMQSDGSFSRRIPEDENIAVQANLIDGWRNGLIPVEAGA; this is encoded by the coding sequence ATGGCTGATCCAGTTGTGGCTCCGGAGCTCTACATCAATCGGGAGCTGAGCTGGATCGCCTTCAACCAGAGGGTGCTGGCCCAGGCCCTGAGCGAGCACACGCCACTGCTGGAGCAGGCAAAATTCAGCGCGATTTTCAGCAATAACCTCGACGAATTTTTCATGGTCCGTGTGGCTTCCCTGAAGTCACAAGTGGAAGCCGGCGTTCAGACCCTCAGCGACGACGGTCTCACCCCTACCCAACAGCTGGCCCTGGTGCGCAAGGAACTCGCACCGCTGCTGGACCAGCAACAGGCCCACTACCGCCACTACCTCAAACACCAGCTAGCAGAAGCCGGTGTCCACCTACTCGACTACCGGCGACTGAACAAGAAGCAGCAGGCCTGGGTCAACGACTACTTCCAGCGAGCAATCTTCCCGGTGCTCACACCGCTGGCAGTGGATCCGGCGCACCCCTTCCCCTTCATCAGCAACCTGAGCTTGAACATCGCGGCTTTGATCCGTGATCCCGATAGCGGCGTTCAACAATTCGCCCGAGTCAAGGTCCCGCAAAAAAACCTGCCGCGGTTCGTGAAACTGCCGGCCGACCTGAGCACAAGCGAACCCCAACCCGTCTTCACCGCCGTTCCCCTGGAGCAGGTGGTGGCCTTCAACCTGCAACTGCTCTTCCCGGGCATGGAGGTGGAGGGGCATTACTTCTTCCGCGTCACCAGGGATGCGGATCTGGAATTACGGGACCTGGAAGCGGACGATCTAATGGAGGCCCTTCAGCAGGGTCTACGCAAACGACGGATGGGCGGAGAGGTGGTGCGCCTGGAAGTCGCCGACGAGATGCCCGATGCCGTTGTCGAACTCCTGCTGGACGGCACCGGTGTGGAACCGGAAGACCTTTATCGAATCGGCGGTCCGCTTGGCCTTGATGACTTAATGAGTCTGCTGGCCGTTCCCCTGCCGGCCTTGAAGGATGCTCCGCACAGGGGCCGCACGCCTGCAAGCCTGGCCAGAGCACAAAAAAGCCTGCTGGAGGATGGCTCCATCAAGGCCGAGGAATTCACCAGCATCTTCTCGGTGCTGCGACGGGGTGATGTGCTTTTGCATCACCCGTTTGACCTCTTCTCTACCTCCGTGGAGGAGTTCATCAACCAGGCCGCCGATGACCCCTCGGTGCTCGCCATCAAGATGACCCTCTATCGGGTCTCGAAAGACTCCCCGATCATCGCCGCCCTGATTCGCGCCGCAGAGAACGGCAAGCAGGTGATGGTGCTCGTCGAACTCAAGGCGCGCTTCGATGAGGACAACAACATTCAGTGGGCCCGCCAACTCGAGCGCTCGGGCGTCCACGTGGTCTATGGCGTGATCGGCCTGAAAACCCACACAAAGATCACCCTGGTGGTTCGCAAGGAAAAAGACCTCCTGCGCAGCTACTGCCACATCGGCACAGGCAACTACAACTCCCGCACGGCCCAGCTGTATACCGACTTAGGCCTGCTCTCCGCACGCCCAGAACTGGGACAGGACCTGGCCGAACTGTTCAACTACCTCACCGGCTTCTCCAAGCAGCAGGATTTCCGGCGATTGCTCGTGGCACCGGTCAGCCTGCGGCGCCGGATGCAAGAGCTGATTCAGCGGGAGATCGATCACGCCAAGGCCGGAAAGCCCGCCGCGATCAAAGCCAAGATGAATGCGCTGGTGGATCCACGGATCATTGCCCTGCTCTACGAGGCCTCCCAAGCCGGTGTTCAGATCGACCTCGTGGTCCGCGGCATGTGCAGCCTGCGGCCTGGGTTGGCCGGCGTCAGCGACAACATCCGGGTGAGCAGCGTCATCGGACGCTTCCTCGAGCACTCCCGGCTGTTCTGGTTCGAGAATGGCGGCGACCATGAGACGTATATCGGCAGTGCCGATTGGATGGGTCGCAATCTGGACCGACGGGTCGAGGCGGTGGTTCCTGTGGAAGATCCCGATCTACACGAACGGATGACACGGCTGATCGACAGCTACCTCAACGACAACTGCACCGCCTGGGACATGCAGAGCGATGGCAGCTTTAGCCGGCGCATTCCTGAGGACGAGAACATCGCGGTTCAGGCGAACCTGATCGATGGATGGAGAAACGGCCTGATCCCTGTTGAGGCAGGCGCGTAG
- a CDS encoding MoaD/ThiS family protein — protein MGSSAPGSIRIRLFASLREQAGWGERDWPLAQPTTAQQLWGELGLDRSLDGVRVAINQRFASTDTPLESGDELAFLPPISGG, from the coding sequence ATGGGCTCCAGCGCACCAGGGTCAATCCGCATCCGCCTCTTCGCCAGCTTGCGGGAGCAGGCTGGCTGGGGGGAGCGGGACTGGCCGCTCGCCCAGCCCACGACCGCTCAACAGCTTTGGGGTGAACTGGGCCTCGACCGATCCCTCGATGGGGTGCGGGTGGCCATCAACCAACGCTTTGCCAGCACCGACACGCCGCTCGAGAGCGGAGACGAGCTGGCCTTCCTGCCGCCGATCAGTGGGGGCTGA
- the moaB gene encoding molybdenum cofactor biosynthesis protein B codes for MGLSIALLTVSDTRTLAEDRSGAALQQRLEAAGHQLHERCLVPDNRYQIRSELSRWIADEAVQVVITSGGTGLTGRDGTPEAVEPLLDKTIEGFGELFRVLSFESIGTSSLQSRCLAGVANGTVVFVLPGSLDAVETAWDRLIAAQLDATTRPCNLVQLFPRLREAP; via the coding sequence TTGGGCCTTTCGATTGCGCTGTTGACCGTCTCTGACACGCGGACCCTCGCCGAGGATCGCTCTGGGGCTGCGCTGCAGCAGCGGCTCGAGGCGGCGGGCCATCAACTGCACGAGCGGTGTTTGGTGCCGGACAACCGCTACCAAATCCGCTCCGAACTCAGCCGTTGGATTGCTGATGAGGCGGTGCAGGTGGTGATCACCAGCGGCGGCACCGGTTTGACCGGACGGGATGGGACGCCGGAGGCCGTCGAGCCGCTCCTGGACAAAACCATCGAGGGCTTCGGCGAGCTGTTTCGGGTGCTCTCCTTCGAGAGCATTGGCACCAGCAGCCTCCAGAGCCGGTGCCTAGCCGGCGTGGCCAATGGGACGGTCGTCTTTGTGTTGCCGGGGTCGCTGGACGCGGTGGAAACCGCCTGGGATCGCCTGATTGCGGCCCAGCTCGACGCCACGACCCGCCCCTGCAACTTGGTGCAGCTGTTCCCCCGTTTGCGCGAAGCGCCGTGA
- a CDS encoding molybdenum cofactor guanylyltransferase codes for MTPMRLQGAVLCGGASRRMGQDKAALPHPNGGSWLSRAAELLSQVCPSVAVCSQDSSHADLIAGLERVALALEPAPAQGPLHALQLVLPRGSDSALLVVPVDMPQLNRRTLDSLIEHWRRSPSQAAVAHDGERLQPLLGIYPGGPEQRNGLAEVLASGERRWQAWLATIPHQAVVLPAQPLINANTPAERARLMA; via the coding sequence ATGACTCCGATGCGGCTCCAGGGAGCAGTGCTCTGCGGCGGCGCCAGCCGGCGGATGGGCCAGGACAAAGCAGCCCTCCCCCACCCCAACGGCGGGAGCTGGCTGTCGCGTGCCGCTGAACTCCTAAGCCAGGTCTGCCCCTCCGTGGCGGTCTGCAGCCAAGACAGCAGCCATGCCGACCTGATCGCCGGGCTCGAGCGTGTTGCACTGGCCCTGGAGCCCGCACCCGCCCAAGGCCCCCTCCACGCCCTGCAGCTGGTCCTTCCCAGGGGCAGCGACAGCGCCCTGCTGGTGGTGCCGGTGGATATGCCCCAGCTCAACCGAAGAACACTGGACTCATTGATCGAGCACTGGAGGCGCTCCCCCAGCCAGGCCGCCGTTGCCCATGACGGCGAGCGGCTGCAGCCCCTGCTGGGGATCTATCCCGGTGGACCCGAGCAACGCAACGGCCTGGCCGAGGTCCTGGCCAGCGGAGAGCGGCGCTGGCAGGCCTGGCTCGCCACCATCCCCCATCAAGCTGTAGTGCTCCCAGCCCAGCCGCTGATCAATGCGAACACCCCGGCCGAGCGCGCCAGGCTGATGGCATGA
- a CDS encoding sulfite exporter TauE/SafE family protein has protein sequence MTGLEPGLLFALGLIAFLYACVGHAGASGYIASLALFAVPLEWIRPMALVMNLVVASLASWRFYRDGHLPVVVQRRLLFPLLSCSIPAALLGGSLRLPSDGLSLFLAVVLLFSALRLWRSPQERTGGAVALPPWPVVVLTGAVLGLLAGLSGTGGGIFLTPLALLAGWLPIRLAAGVSSAFIWCNSLAGLSGWLLSYGASVLPPAPLLLAPLPLVALAGALGSWCGSRRFQEVWIRRLLALVLLLASLKLSGLLPLP, from the coding sequence GTGACCGGCCTGGAGCCCGGGCTGCTGTTCGCCCTGGGGCTCATTGCCTTCCTCTATGCCTGCGTCGGCCATGCCGGTGCCTCCGGCTACATCGCCAGCCTGGCCCTCTTTGCGGTGCCGCTGGAGTGGATCCGGCCCATGGCCCTGGTCATGAACCTGGTGGTGGCGAGCCTGGCCAGTTGGCGTTTTTACCGCGATGGCCACCTGCCGGTTGTCGTTCAGCGGCGCCTGCTGTTCCCGCTGCTCTCCTGCTCCATCCCTGCGGCCCTGCTTGGCGGCAGTTTGCGCTTGCCCAGTGACGGCTTGAGCCTCTTCTTGGCCGTTGTGTTGCTCTTTTCTGCGCTGCGGCTTTGGCGCTCTCCCCAAGAGCGCACGGGCGGGGCGGTGGCCTTGCCGCCATGGCCTGTGGTTGTCCTGACGGGCGCGGTGCTGGGCCTGCTGGCCGGGTTGAGCGGGACCGGTGGCGGCATCTTTTTGACGCCGCTGGCGCTGCTCGCGGGTTGGCTTCCGATCCGCCTGGCGGCCGGGGTGTCCTCGGCCTTTATTTGGTGCAATTCCTTGGCGGGGCTCAGTGGTTGGTTGCTGAGCTATGGCGCTTCAGTCCTGCCTCCCGCTCCGCTCTTGCTGGCCCCTTTGCCGCTCGTGGCCTTGGCGGGAGCCCTGGGGAGTTGGTGCGGCAGTCGCCGTTTTCAAGAGGTCTGGATTCGCCGTCTGTTGGCGCTGGTGCTGCTGCTGGCCAGCCTGAAGTTGTCCGGCCTCTTGCCCTTGCCCTAG
- a CDS encoding MFS transporter, which translates to MSWKRPSTSLCAFLTLLNDRLGESIVFPLLPFLLASFTDNGRTLGLLAGSYAIAQFAVTPLIGSLSDRFGRRPVIGICVAGSVVGLSLFAITVSIDWQAIPWAAGTSIPLILLFAARLIDGVSGGTAATAGAVLADISTPENRAKAFGLIGVAFGLGFILGPAFGGLLSQTNVTLPVWAAAAFALINLLLVLLLLPETHPPEARLAMPRKRDLNPLIALRKVFTNPQVRRLCGAFFLFFLAFNGFTAVLVLYFKQAFDWGPGLAANAFLVVGVVATVVQGGLIGPLVKRFGEWRLTLAGLGFVIAGCLLVPMATAENATRVVFPAVAILALGTGLVTPCLRALVSRRLDDSGQGAALGSLQGLQSLGSFIGPPLAGLAYDVVGQRSPFWLGITLLAGVAALVAGGLPSRGQHASDPF; encoded by the coding sequence GTGAGCTGGAAACGCCCCTCCACCTCCCTCTGCGCGTTCCTCACGCTGCTGAACGATCGGCTGGGGGAAAGCATCGTTTTTCCTTTACTGCCGTTCTTGCTGGCGAGCTTCACGGACAACGGCCGAACCCTGGGCCTGCTGGCTGGTAGTTACGCAATCGCCCAATTTGCCGTCACTCCACTGATCGGCTCCCTGAGTGATCGCTTTGGCCGCAGGCCAGTGATCGGGATTTGCGTGGCGGGCTCGGTGGTCGGCCTGAGCCTCTTTGCCATCACCGTCAGCATTGATTGGCAGGCCATCCCCTGGGCAGCCGGAACCAGCATTCCTCTGATCCTTCTGTTCGCCGCCCGACTGATTGATGGCGTGAGCGGCGGAACCGCAGCCACCGCCGGGGCTGTCTTGGCCGATATCTCCACGCCTGAAAACCGTGCCAAAGCCTTTGGACTGATTGGGGTGGCCTTCGGCCTGGGCTTCATCCTGGGCCCCGCTTTCGGTGGCTTGCTCTCCCAGACCAACGTCACCTTGCCGGTCTGGGCCGCCGCGGCCTTCGCCCTGATCAACCTGCTGCTGGTGCTGCTGCTGCTGCCGGAAACCCATCCGCCGGAAGCACGGCTGGCCATGCCCCGCAAACGGGATCTCAATCCCTTGATTGCCCTGCGAAAAGTATTCACCAATCCGCAGGTCCGTCGGTTGTGTGGGGCCTTCTTCCTCTTCTTTCTCGCCTTCAACGGCTTCACCGCCGTTCTGGTCCTCTATTTCAAACAGGCCTTCGATTGGGGTCCGGGTCTGGCCGCCAATGCCTTCTTGGTGGTCGGCGTCGTCGCCACCGTCGTCCAGGGGGGATTGATCGGCCCCCTGGTGAAGCGCTTTGGCGAATGGCGCCTGACCCTGGCTGGATTGGGGTTTGTGATCGCTGGCTGCCTGCTGGTGCCGATGGCCACAGCCGAGAACGCCACCCGCGTCGTCTTCCCCGCCGTCGCGATCCTGGCGCTCGGCACCGGCCTGGTCACCCCCTGTCTGCGCGCCCTGGTCTCCAGGCGGCTGGATGACTCCGGGCAAGGGGCTGCCCTAGGCAGTCTTCAGGGTCTCCAGAGCCTGGGCAGTTTCATCGGCCCACCCCTGGCTGGCCTGGCGTATGACGTTGTCGGTCAACGCAGTCCCTTCTGGCTCGGAATCACGCTCCTCGCCGGGGTCGCGGCCCTAGTGGCCGGCGGCCTGCCGAGTCGCGGGCAACACGCTTCAGATCCCTTCTGA
- the moaC gene encoding cyclic pyranopterin monophosphate synthase MoaC: MLHQADERFPVSATPPELSHLNASGEAHMVDVGGRAVSDRVAVAEGFIQLSPEALALVVEGRAAKGDVLAVARVAAIQGAKRTWELIPLCHPLPLTGVSVVIEPVADGLRIEASARTTGVTGVEMEALTAVQVGLLTLYDMVKAVDPAMTIGPVRLLSKTGGRRGDWQRDD; encoded by the coding sequence ATGCTGCACCAGGCCGATGAGCGTTTCCCCGTGAGTGCCACTCCCCCTGAGCTGAGTCACCTCAATGCCAGCGGCGAGGCCCACATGGTGGATGTCGGTGGGCGGGCCGTCAGTGATCGCGTGGCCGTGGCCGAAGGGTTCATTCAGCTCTCGCCGGAGGCCTTGGCCCTGGTGGTGGAGGGCCGTGCCGCCAAGGGAGATGTGCTCGCCGTCGCTCGGGTCGCGGCGATTCAAGGGGCGAAGCGGACCTGGGAATTGATTCCCCTTTGCCATCCCCTTCCCCTCACCGGTGTTTCCGTGGTGATCGAGCCGGTGGCCGATGGTCTGCGCATCGAGGCTTCGGCTCGAACCACCGGGGTGACCGGCGTTGAGATGGAAGCCCTGACCGCTGTTCAGGTGGGCCTGCTCACCCTGTACGACATGGTCAAAGCAGTCGATCCGGCCATGACGATTGGACCCGTGCGGCTCTTGAGCAAGACCGGCGGGCGCCGCGGGGATTGGCAACGCGATGATTGA
- a CDS encoding molybdenum cofactor biosynthesis protein MoaE, which yields MDRPIPIAIRLLPEQFDPLEALQHWEEGLLEAGLPRAAATSSFIGRVRAGNGVVALELEHYPGMTEAELQRIAASVSTRHGALACLIEHRVGRIAVDEAIVCVAVWADRRGPAQRCCQELLEELKHNAPFWKREWKADGSSQWIEGNTPL from the coding sequence ATGGACAGGCCGATCCCGATCGCAATTCGTTTGCTTCCCGAGCAGTTCGATCCCCTGGAGGCGCTGCAGCACTGGGAGGAAGGACTACTGGAGGCCGGCCTCCCGCGGGCGGCGGCCACGAGCTCCTTCATCGGGCGCGTGCGCGCAGGCAATGGCGTGGTGGCACTCGAGCTCGAGCATTACCCCGGGATGACGGAAGCGGAACTGCAGCGCATCGCCGCATCCGTCAGCACACGCCATGGCGCTCTGGCCTGCCTAATCGAACATCGGGTCGGCCGCATCGCGGTGGACGAGGCGATCGTTTGCGTCGCGGTCTGGGCCGACCGCCGCGGTCCTGCCCAACGCTGCTGCCAGGAGCTGCTCGAGGAGCTCAAGCACAACGCTCCCTTTTGGAAGCGGGAATGGAAGGCCGATGGATCCAGCCAGTGGATCGAGGGCAACACCCCCCTTTAG
- a CDS encoding RpoD/SigA family RNA polymerase sigma factor — MPANKPAASGSSSNKSAARSAASRQGGRLSADSIGWYLSNIGRVPLLTPAEEIELAHHVQAMKRLQELPADDLTARQKHQIRMGTRARDRMMAANLRLVVSVAKKYQNQGLELLDLVQEGAIGLERAVDKFDPAMGYKFSTYAYWWIRQGMTRAIDNSARTIRLPIHVSEKLSKMRRITRELSHRFGRQPNRLELAHAMGMQPQELEELISQSAPCASLDAHARGDDDRSTLGELIADPNSNQSMDSMDRNLQKEHLGTWLSQLNERERRIIELRFGLAGQEPLTLAEIGRQINVSRERVRQLESKAILKLRLMTNYQQAA; from the coding sequence ATGCCTGCAAACAAGCCCGCTGCTTCAGGCTCTTCGAGCAACAAATCAGCAGCTCGATCCGCCGCTTCACGTCAAGGAGGTCGCCTTAGTGCTGACTCGATCGGCTGGTACCTCAGCAATATCGGTCGGGTACCGCTCCTGACCCCCGCTGAAGAGATTGAACTGGCTCACCATGTCCAGGCCATGAAGCGTCTGCAGGAGCTTCCAGCTGACGACCTAACCGCGCGGCAAAAGCATCAAATCCGGATGGGCACCCGCGCTCGGGATCGAATGATGGCCGCCAACCTGCGGCTGGTGGTGAGCGTGGCCAAGAAATACCAAAACCAAGGCCTGGAATTACTCGACCTTGTCCAGGAGGGCGCCATCGGGCTGGAGCGGGCTGTCGACAAGTTCGACCCCGCCATGGGCTACAAATTTTCGACCTACGCCTACTGGTGGATTCGACAGGGAATGACCCGGGCCATTGACAACAGCGCCCGCACGATCCGTCTACCAATCCATGTAAGCGAAAAGCTCTCGAAGATGCGCCGCATCACCCGAGAGCTCTCCCATCGCTTTGGCCGCCAGCCCAACCGCCTGGAGTTGGCCCATGCCATGGGCATGCAACCGCAAGAACTGGAAGAGCTGATCTCCCAGAGCGCCCCCTGTGCGTCCCTCGATGCCCATGCCCGGGGCGATGACGATCGAAGCACCCTCGGCGAATTGATCGCTGATCCCAACAGCAACCAATCCATGGATTCCATGGATCGCAACCTGCAGAAAGAGCACCTCGGCACTTGGCTCTCGCAGCTCAACGAGCGGGAACGTCGGATCATCGAACTGCGCTTTGGCCTAGCCGGCCAAGAACCCTTGACCCTGGCGGAAATCGGACGCCAGATCAATGTCTCCCGCGAACGGGTGCGTCAGTTGGAATCGAAAGCGATTCTCAAGCTGCGCTTGATGACCAACTACCAGCAGGCTGCTTGA
- a CDS encoding molybdopterin molybdotransferase MoeA encodes MIDPYPKEGLPLDHARQLILQSLQPRSLSESLPLPECLGRSLAEAIHAPEAVPGFRASIMDGYAIAGSEQPELGEAWQLVGRSAAGAPFLGTLQPGQAVRVLTGALVPEGSGRVLPQELVEASDQQLRLIKACGANPWIRSVDEETAAGGVLAESGLRLGVAEVARLASCGIQYCRVFSKPRVGLLISGDELLPPGQPRQLGEIWESNSTLLRGLLERLGYGVAVQRVVGDQPEPLRQALLALAEGCDVVVSTGGVSAGDTDWIRPLVAELGEVRFWKLFLKPGRPLAWGMVAGTPFFGLPGNPVAAAVTALQLLWPALQRLEGGQVELLPRLRVALEQPLRRGAGRPELARASLVVAEDGRLLARVAGSQASSRIGSLSGADLLLEIPAELGSLEAGTELWAQLLRLPIF; translated from the coding sequence ATGATTGATCCATACCCCAAAGAAGGTCTGCCCCTGGATCACGCCCGACAGCTGATCCTTCAATCCCTGCAGCCTCGATCCCTCTCGGAGTCATTGCCCCTGCCTGAGTGTTTGGGTCGCTCCTTGGCGGAAGCGATCCACGCTCCTGAGGCAGTGCCTGGATTCCGGGCGTCAATCATGGATGGCTACGCCATTGCCGGTTCGGAGCAGCCCGAGCTTGGTGAGGCCTGGCAGTTGGTCGGTCGCTCCGCAGCAGGGGCCCCGTTCCTTGGAACCCTGCAGCCTGGCCAGGCGGTGCGCGTGCTCACGGGTGCGCTGGTGCCCGAGGGCAGCGGCCGGGTCTTGCCCCAGGAATTGGTGGAGGCCAGCGATCAACAGCTGCGCTTGATCAAGGCCTGCGGGGCCAATCCCTGGATTCGCTCCGTGGATGAAGAGACCGCCGCTGGTGGCGTGCTCGCCGAGTCCGGCCTGCGGTTGGGCGTGGCGGAGGTGGCCCGCTTGGCCAGCTGCGGCATTCAGTATTGCCGGGTTTTCTCCAAACCCCGGGTTGGTCTTCTGATCAGTGGGGATGAATTGCTTCCCCCGGGGCAGCCCCGGCAGTTGGGGGAGATCTGGGAGAGCAACTCCACCTTGCTGCGCGGTCTGCTGGAGCGCCTGGGCTACGGGGTTGCCGTGCAACGGGTGGTTGGCGATCAGCCGGAGCCATTGCGTCAAGCCTTGCTCGCGTTGGCCGAGGGCTGCGACGTGGTGGTGAGTACCGGAGGGGTGTCCGCTGGAGATACCGACTGGATCCGTCCCTTGGTGGCGGAACTGGGGGAGGTGCGGTTTTGGAAGTTGTTCCTCAAACCCGGAAGACCCTTGGCCTGGGGGATGGTGGCCGGCACGCCCTTTTTTGGCTTGCCGGGCAACCCCGTCGCCGCCGCCGTGACGGCCCTGCAGCTGCTCTGGCCCGCCTTGCAACGGCTCGAGGGGGGGCAGGTTGAGCTTCTGCCGCGTCTGCGGGTGGCCTTGGAGCAGCCCCTGCGGCGGGGCGCCGGCCGCCCGGAGTTGGCCCGTGCCTCCTTGGTGGTGGCCGAGGACGGTCGTCTCTTGGCGCGGGTGGCGGGCTCCCAGGCGTCGTCCCGCATTGGCTCCCTGTCGGGGGCGGATCTGCTTTTGGAGATTCCCGCTGAGCTGGGCAGCCTGGAGGCGGGGACCGAGTTGTGGGCTCAGCTGCTGCGGCTGCCCATTTTTTGA
- the moaA gene encoding GTP 3',8-cyclase MoaA, translating into MSAGTATDQLQRPLGVLRLSLTARCNLACPYCQPDGQEPADRLSTEQRLRVIEAACSLGVSSLRLTGGEPLLAPDLDDLLEAIDQGRRETGSPLSALKDIALTTNGVLLSPARALRLRQAGLQRLTISLDAVDPERVGEMSGRPQQGEQLLEQVLAAIAAAKAAGFDPAAGALKLNSVIQRGRNDDQLLPLAALAREHGLELRLIETMDVGNRNGWSPEDVVPAADMLQRLSRHWPLEPLGRAAHGTASRWRYRDCNGSVAVVASISQPFCGDCNRLRVTANGMAYTCLFASEGQDLKPWLQSPSELRLAMGQLWRQRQDRYSEERSSRAGQPKAEMAYLGG; encoded by the coding sequence ATGAGCGCAGGCACCGCCACCGATCAACTCCAGCGTCCCCTCGGAGTCCTGCGGCTCTCCCTGACGGCGCGCTGCAACCTGGCGTGCCCCTACTGCCAGCCCGACGGCCAAGAACCCGCCGACAGGCTGAGCACCGAGCAGCGGCTGCGGGTGATCGAAGCGGCCTGCAGCCTGGGGGTCAGCAGCCTGCGCCTCACCGGCGGAGAACCTCTGTTGGCACCCGATCTCGACGACCTGCTCGAGGCGATCGACCAGGGCCGCCGGGAAACAGGCAGCCCCCTCAGCGCCCTGAAGGACATCGCGCTGACGACCAATGGCGTCCTGCTCAGCCCAGCCCGCGCCCTGCGGCTGCGGCAAGCCGGGCTGCAACGCCTGACCATCAGCCTCGATGCCGTCGACCCTGAGCGGGTGGGGGAGATGAGTGGCCGGCCGCAGCAGGGGGAGCAGCTTTTGGAGCAGGTCCTGGCGGCCATCGCCGCGGCCAAGGCCGCTGGATTTGATCCAGCCGCAGGGGCGCTGAAGCTCAACAGCGTGATCCAACGCGGGCGCAACGACGATCAACTGCTCCCCCTCGCCGCCCTCGCCCGAGAGCACGGCCTGGAGTTGCGGCTGATCGAAACCATGGATGTGGGCAACCGCAATGGCTGGTCCCCCGAGGACGTCGTCCCCGCCGCGGACATGCTCCAACGCCTCAGCCGCCACTGGCCCCTGGAGCCCCTCGGGCGGGCCGCCCATGGCACCGCCAGCCGCTGGCGTTACCGCGATTGCAACGGCTCGGTCGCCGTCGTGGCCTCGATCAGCCAACCCTTCTGCGGCGATTGCAACCGGCTGCGGGTCACCGCCAATGGCATGGCCTACACCTGCCTGTTTGCCTCCGAAGGCCAAGACCTCAAGCCTTGGCTGCAAAGCCCAAGCGAGCTACGGCTCGCGATGGGCCAGCTCTGGCGTCAGCGCCAGGACCGCTACAGCGAAGAGCGCTCGTCCCGCGCGGGACAGCCCAAAGCGGAGATGGCCTACCTGGGGGGCTAG